The DNA sequence AGAAGCAGTTCGGCCGCCTCTACCGGCGCACCCTGCTGCCCGCCCTGGCGCGCCATGGCATCCGGCTGCTGCGCGACGACCAGCTGGACCCCCGCCAGGAGGCCTTCGCCCGCACTTTCTTCACCGCGCGGGTCGCGCCGCTGCTGCACACCGCCGAGGTGCGCGACGGCAACGCCCTGTTCATCGAGGACCGCAAGCTGTACCTCGTATGCCGGTTGCGGCCGGCGGGCAAGGGCAAACGCCGCGAACGGCTGGTGCTGGTGAACGTGCCCAGCGATGCGGTGGGCCGCTTCCTCACCCTGCCGGCCGCACGTGGCCGCACCGCGGTCATCTTCCTGGACGACGTGATGCGCCTGGGCCTGCAGGACCACTTCGCCGGTCACGTGCTGGTGGACAGTTACGCCATCAAGCTGAGCCGCGATGCCGAGCTGTACCTGGAGGAGGAGTTCGGCGAACGCGTGGTGGACAAGGTGCGCCGCAGCCTGCGCAAGCGCTCCACCGGTGTGCCCAGCCGCTTCCTGTACGACGAGCGCATGCCGGCACCCGTGCGCAAGGCGCTGCGGTCGCTGCTGGGGCTGAAGGGACCCGACCTGGTGGCCGGGGGGCGCTACCACAACTTCAGCGACCTGATGGGCCTGCCCGTGGAGGGCCATCCGGCCTTGCGCGATCCGGAGCGGGCACCCCTCCCCGCCCCGGACCCAGGGCGCGCCGTCGGCTCTTCGACCGCATCGCGCAGCACGACCTGCTGCTGCACTTCCCCTACCACGACTTCGGTGTGGTGGTGGACTGGCTGCGGCAGGCCGCGCACGACCCGCAGGTGCGGAGCATCGCCCTCACGCTATACCGCGTGGCCGAGCGCTCGCAGGTGTGCGAGGCGCTCCTCGAGGCGCTTCGCGCCGGCAAGCAGGTCACCGTGTTCGTGGAGGTGCAGGCGCGCTTCGATGAGCGCACCAACCTGAACTGGGGCGAGCAGCTGGAGGCCGACGGCGCGCGGGTGCTGTACAGCTATGAGGGGCTGAAGGTGCACGGCAAGCTCGGCCTCATCGAACGGCGCGAAGGCCGCGCCACAAAGCGCTACGCCTACCTCGGCACCGGCAACTTCCACGAGCGCACCGCGCGGCTGTACGCGGATTGCGCGCTCCTGACGGCCGACAACGAGCTGTGCCGCGAGGTCAGCGAGGTGTTCCGCCACCTGGCGGACCGGCGGCATGTGCCACAGCTGCGGCACCTGATGATGGCACCCACCGGTCTGCGCAGCGGCCTGGAGGCCCTCATCGACCGGGAGATCGAGCAGGCCCGTTCCGGCAAGCCCTCGGGCATCCTGCTCAAGATGAACAGCCTGGAGGACAAGGCCATGATCGGCAAGTTGTATGACGCATCGCGCGCCGGAGTGCCCGTCCGCCTCATCGTGCGCGGCATCTGCTGCCTGGTGCCCGGCATCCCGGGAACGAGCGACAGCATCTCGGCCATCAGCATCGTGGACCGCTACCTGGAGCATGCGCGGGCCTACGTGTTCCACGCGCAGGGGCGGCAGCTGGTGTACCTGGCCAGCGCCGACCTGATGGAGCGCAACCTGGACCGCCGCGTGGAGGTGGCCTTCCCGCTGCGCGATGCGGCCGCCAAGGCCGAGGTGTTGCGCATGCTCGAACTGCAGTGGGCCGATACCACGAAGGCCCGCGCGATCGATGTGCGGCAGGAGAACCGATACCGCAAACCTCCGCGCGGGACCAAGGCCGTGCGGGCCCAGGAGCAGTTCCGCGCGTGGCTGGCCACCCGGGACAGGCCGCAGGGTGGCCGATAGACGCCTAGACCGGCAACTGGGAGGGTGCGACCAGCACCGGGGTGCGGGCGCGACGGAGCACCTGCTCGGCCCGGCTGCCCCAGAGCGCATCCCCCAGGCTGTCGTGCCCTTCGGTGGCCATGGCCACCAGGTCGACCGCCAGGCGATCGGCGGTGTCCACGATGGCATCCACCACCTCTCCGTCGGCATGGTGATGGGTGAAGGAGGCGCGTCCGTTCAGGCGATCGTGCAGGTCGGCCGGCAGGGCGGCCTCCCCCACCGTCAGGGTATGCACCTCCACCCGCTCCACGCCACAGCGCTGCAGCAGGTCGTGCAGGGCGATGCCGGCGGTGCGGGCCAGCGCGGGCGGTCCCACGGGCAGCAGCACCCGGTGCAGGGCCACGCGGCCGTGGTCGGGCAGCACGAAGCCGGGCACGCCGGCAGGCACCACCAAGGCCGGCACACGGGACTTGCGCATGAGGCCCTCGGCCACCGAGGCCTTCAACAAGCGATCGGTACCCGTGCGCTGCCCGGTGCCCAGCACAAGCCAGTGCGCAGGATGCCGGATCAGGTGGTCCAGGCAGGCGGTCACCGGATCGCCCTCGGCGCTGATCACCTTGCGCACGGCGAGGCGCAGGGCGCTGAGGCCCTCCTCGTCCTCGGGATGGCGCAGCAGGCCCCAGTCGACCAGGGCCTGGCGCACACCGGGCAGATCGCTGCGGTGCGCCTCACCGTCGGTGACATGCAGGATGGTGAGCTTGCCGGGCGCCGCCACGGCCAGCCGCAGGGCGTGCCGGAAGGCGGTGGCCCCGGCCTCGGACAGGTCCGTGGGGTGGAAGATGTGGGTCATCGGCGGAGGGCTCTGCAAGATGGGACGCAGGCGGAAGATGTGCGTTGCCCTCCCGTGTTTTTGGTACGTGACCGATCGTTTATCTTTGTGCCCCTTCGCGAAGAACGGAGGGTGACATTCTGGGGAATTAGCTCAGCTGGCCAGAGCGCTTGCATGGCATGCAAGAGGTCACCGGTTCGACTCCGGTATTCTCCACCCAAGGCCGCTTCCCTGTGAAGCGGCCTTTCCGTTGATGGCAGCGACCACCTCCGTTCCAAGCAGCGCCTCCGTGGATCGCCATCACGTGTCTCCTGGATCTGTTCCTTGCCCGGCACCCGCACGGGACTTGGATGCATCATGTCCTGGGCAAGGTCCCGCCCAGCTGGCCAGAGCGTCCCGCACCACGTGCGGGAAGGTCACCGGTTCGACTCCGGTATTCTCCACCCAAGGCCGCTTCCCTGTGAAGCGGCCTTTCCGTTGATGGCAGCGACCACCTCCGTTCCAAGCAGCGCCTCCGTGGATCGCCATCACGTGTCTCCTGGATCTGTTCCTTGCCCGGCACCCGCACGGGACTTGGATGCATCATGTCCTGGGCAAGGTCCCGCCCAGCTGGCCAGAGCGTCCCGCACCACGTGCGGGAAGGTCACCGGTTCGACTCCGGTATTCTCCACCCAAGGCCGCTTCCCTGTGAAGCGGCCTTTCCGTTGATGGCAGCGACCACCTCCGTTCCAAGCAGCGCCTCCGTGGATCGCCATCACGTGTCTCCTGGATCTGTTCCTTGCCCGGCACCCGCACGGGACTTGGATGCATCATGTCCTGGGCAAGGTCCCGCCCAGCTGGCCAGAGCGTCCCGCACCACGTGCGGGAAGGTCACCGGTTCGACTCCGGTATTCTCCACCCAAGGCCGCTTCCCTGTGAAGCGGCCTTTCCGTTGATGGCAGCGACCACCTCCGTTCCAAGCAGCGCCTCCGTGGATCGCCATCACGTGTCTCCTGGATCTGTTCCTTGCCCGGCACCCGCACGGGACTTGGATGCATCATGTCCTGGGCAAGGTCCCGCTCAGCTGGCCAGAGCGTCCCGCGCCACGTGCGGGAAGGTCACCGGTTCGACTCCGGTAT is a window from the Flavobacteriales bacterium genome containing:
- a CDS encoding HD domain-containing protein, translated to MRSGEREAVLEQARLHVRRHFSKHIGARFTFHDLDHTLAVTRTALEIGRAHRLSGTDLWVLEMAALFHDTGYAQAYAGHEGVSARLAAAFLKEQGVPAALVRRVVGLIQATRMGARPRSLLQRILRDADSAKAGQVDFEEHSERLKLEQQAVTARSVKRGEWARENLAYLEAHRFHTPYAERRFGAQKRMNLSLARRRVREGVLPAPRVQHDPFFDRDLSWLAFNDRVLQEASDPRVPLLERIKFLAIYSSNLDEFYRVRVASLRSLAKLGRRDRTALGVATEALIARINRTALQQQKQFGRLYRRTLLPALARHGIRLLRDDQLDPRQEAFARTFFTARVAPLLHTAEVRDGNALFIEDRKLYLVCRLRPAGKGKRRERLVLVNVPSDAVGRFLTLPAARGRTAVIFLDDVMRLGLQDHFAGHVLVDSYAIKLSRDAELYLEEEFGERVVDKVRRSLRKRSTGVPSRFLYDERMPAPVRKALRSLLGLKGPDLVAGGRYHNFSDLMGLPVEGHPALRDPERAPLPAPDPGRAVGSSTASRSTTCCCTSPTTTSVWWWTGCGRPRTTRRCGASPSRYTAWPSARRCARRSSRRFAPASRSPCSWRCRRASMSAPT
- a CDS encoding universal stress protein; this translates as MTHIFHPTDLSEAGATAFRHALRLAVAAPGKLTILHVTDGEAHRSDLPGVRQALVDWGLLRHPEDEEGLSALRLAVRKVISAEGDPVTACLDHLIRHPAHWLVLGTGQRTGTDRLLKASVAEGLMRKSRVPALVVPAGVPGFVLPDHGRVALHRVLLPVGPPALARTAGIALHDLLQRCGVERVEVHTLTVGEAALPADLHDRLNGRASFTHHHADGEVVDAIVDTADRLAVDLVAMATEGHDSLGDALWGSRAEQVLRRARTPVLVAPSQLPV